In a single window of the Betaproteobacteria bacterium genome:
- a CDS encoding propionyl-CoA carboxylase yields the protein MSWEAEAEEIKLRRKWAEQMGGPEAVEKRHEQGFLTVRERIAGIADAGSFQEVGKLSGKGKYVDGRVVKVTPAPYVMGMAEIDGRPVAIGGEDTTVRGGTSWGHGRRKGGQGGFIDDLAYHYRIPLVRLIDGYGGGVASAKRGFTVFPGHTNDPGVNVAELLGMVPVVSAVLGIAAGGPALRAVMSHWSVMVKNSTIFASGPRIVERGIGQKLTKEELGGPGVAVKRAGTIDNVVATEEECFSMIRRFLSYMPANVWELPPVLPPDDPVDRCEDELIRIVPRDPRKPYNMKKVIELVVDHGSLFEIQSTYGRSAITGLARMGGYPVGVIGNNPMVGGRIDVKSSRKQAHFIELCDCFHIPLIFFMDVPGFMIGKESEEAAILREGARAVHAKCQATVPIISLVTRKCYGMGGGVGIDKYGLDFKVAWPSGEWGSLAVEGGVSAVYKREIENALDPKQREKELEAELKTITSPFLTAEAFAVEDLIDPRETRPYLCRFVKAMQSRLKSDLGPKPRYGVRP from the coding sequence ATGAGCTGGGAAGCAGAAGCCGAAGAGATCAAGCTGCGTCGGAAATGGGCCGAGCAGATGGGTGGGCCGGAGGCCGTCGAGAAGCGTCACGAACAGGGTTTCCTCACAGTACGCGAGCGCATCGCGGGCATCGCTGACGCTGGATCCTTCCAGGAAGTCGGGAAGCTCTCGGGCAAGGGCAAGTACGTCGACGGCAGGGTCGTGAAAGTTACGCCAGCGCCGTACGTCATGGGAATGGCGGAAATCGACGGACGCCCGGTCGCGATCGGCGGGGAGGATACGACCGTGCGCGGGGGTACGAGCTGGGGCCATGGCCGGCGCAAAGGTGGTCAGGGCGGTTTTATCGACGACCTCGCTTATCACTACCGCATACCGCTCGTTCGGCTTATCGATGGCTATGGCGGCGGGGTAGCCTCGGCGAAGCGTGGGTTTACGGTCTTTCCGGGTCACACCAACGATCCCGGGGTGAACGTCGCCGAACTTCTCGGCATGGTACCCGTGGTGAGCGCGGTACTCGGAATCGCCGCGGGCGGACCGGCGCTGCGCGCCGTGATGTCGCACTGGTCGGTCATGGTGAAGAACAGCACGATATTCGCGTCCGGGCCGCGGATCGTGGAACGCGGCATTGGTCAGAAGCTCACGAAAGAGGAACTGGGCGGACCCGGCGTCGCAGTCAAGAGGGCCGGCACCATAGATAACGTGGTGGCGACTGAGGAAGAGTGCTTCAGCATGATCCGGCGCTTTCTTTCCTATATGCCCGCGAACGTGTGGGAGCTTCCGCCCGTGCTTCCACCGGATGATCCTGTCGATCGCTGCGAGGATGAGTTGATCCGCATCGTACCGCGTGATCCGCGCAAGCCTTACAACATGAAAAAAGTGATCGAGCTGGTCGTCGATCACGGCTCCCTGTTCGAAATCCAGTCGACATACGGACGTTCGGCCATCACAGGACTCGCGCGCATGGGGGGTTACCCTGTCGGCGTGATTGGCAACAACCCGATGGTGGGGGGGCGCATCGACGTGAAATCCTCCCGCAAGCAGGCCCACTTCATCGAGCTGTGCGATTGCTTTCACATTCCTCTCATTTTTTTCATGGACGTGCCGGGTTTCATGATCGGCAAGGAATCGGAGGAAGCCGCCATTCTGCGCGAGGGCGCTCGCGCGGTGCACGCAAAATGTCAGGCGACGGTGCCCATCATCTCCCTCGTGACGCGCAAGTGCTACGGCATGGGCGGGGGTGTCGGCATTGACAAGTACGGCTTGGATTTCAAGGTCGCATGGCCTTCCGGCGAGTGGGGCTCCCTCGCAGTCGAAGGGGGTGTCAGCGCCGTCTACAAACGTGAAATCGAGAATGCGCTTGACCCGAAGCAACGCGAGAAGGAGTTGGAAGCTGAGCTCAAGACGATCACCTCGCCCTTTCTCACTGCGGAAGCGTTTGCGGTGGAGGACCTGATCGATCCACGCGAGACGCGGCCATATCTGTGCCGCTTTGTTAAAGCGATGCAGAGTCGGCTTAAATCCGACCTCGGTCCAAAGCCACGCTATGGGGTACGGCCGTAA
- a CDS encoding CoA transferase: MKAAEKTAPLAGVRVLELGTTIAGPFCARLFADFGAEVIKVEALEGDPVRLAGQHFQGESLYAKSLMRNKTLVAIDLRNEQGQDLVRRLAAKCDVVIENFRPGGLEKWRLGYEDLKRVKPDIVMVRISGYGQDGPYSSRPGYGVVCEAVGGLRYINGEPGRAPVRSNIALTDYITGLYAAFGAMLALRHRDHTGVGQYVDTALYECAFSFLETHVPAYDKLGMIPQPTGPGLTNSAVNNLFETQDDVYVHIQGSQANGFRRLALSMKRPDLLEDVRFNTRRERAKHATEIDAIVQEWVGARSYVDVEQAFRAEDVTFSRIYNMADIFADPHYKARGMLAQIPDDDLGTVTVAAPVPRLSETPGRIRHTGRPIGHDTRRVLMALAAVSDEYLASLEAAKVVRCVGSPHADDQAKEKRS; this comes from the coding sequence GTGAAAGCAGCAGAGAAGACAGCGCCGCTCGCAGGCGTACGTGTGCTCGAGCTTGGTACAACGATAGCGGGGCCCTTCTGTGCCCGGCTGTTTGCGGATTTCGGTGCAGAGGTGATCAAGGTCGAGGCGCTGGAAGGCGACCCTGTGCGGCTGGCCGGACAGCATTTTCAGGGCGAATCGCTCTACGCCAAGAGCCTGATGCGCAACAAGACGTTGGTGGCAATCGATTTGCGCAACGAACAGGGACAGGATCTGGTACGCCGCCTGGCCGCAAAGTGCGATGTCGTGATCGAGAACTTCCGCCCCGGCGGACTGGAAAAATGGCGGCTCGGCTACGAAGATCTGAAGCGCGTCAAGCCGGATATCGTAATGGTGCGCATCAGCGGCTACGGTCAGGATGGCCCATACAGCTCGCGCCCGGGATACGGCGTCGTATGCGAGGCCGTAGGCGGCCTTCGTTACATCAACGGCGAGCCCGGGCGCGCGCCGGTGCGTTCCAACATCGCACTCACTGACTATATCACCGGGCTGTACGCCGCATTCGGAGCAATGCTCGCGTTGCGCCACCGCGATCACACTGGGGTGGGGCAGTATGTCGACACCGCGCTATATGAATGCGCCTTCAGTTTTCTCGAAACGCATGTGCCCGCCTACGACAAGCTCGGCATGATCCCGCAGCCCACGGGCCCAGGACTCACTAACAGCGCGGTAAACAATCTGTTCGAGACTCAAGACGATGTTTATGTGCACATCCAAGGTTCGCAAGCCAACGGCTTTCGGCGTCTGGCACTGTCCATGAAGCGTCCTGATCTACTGGAGGACGTGCGCTTCAACACGCGGCGCGAGCGTGCCAAGCATGCGACCGAAATCGACGCCATCGTTCAGGAATGGGTCGGCGCGCGCAGTTACGTCGACGTCGAGCAAGCCTTCCGGGCAGAGGATGTGACGTTCTCGCGCATCTATAACATGGCCGATATTTTTGCCGACCCCCATTACAAAGCCCGGGGCATGCTGGCACAGATTCCGGACGACGATCTCGGCACGGTTACCGTGGCTGCCCCGGTACCCCGATTGTCGGAGACCCCGGGCCGCATCCGGCATACCGGCCGACCCATCGGCCACGATACCCGTCGCGTATTGATGGCGCTGGCGGCGGTTTCTGACGAGTATCTCGCGAGTCTCGAGGCGGCGAAGGTCGTCCGCTGCGTCGGGTCACCACATGCGGATGACCAGGCAAAGGAAAAGAGGTCATGA